ctttaaaaatacatcaaacgcaaaatccaaaacaaattaACTACCGGAATTACATTTatgagaattttaaaaatatgcaagTGATCAAATGCTGCTAGCAGTTAAATCATTTTTTCTTAAGGACCAAAGAGAAGATGCCAAAATCATCACTATAGCAGAAAGGTAATACTAAAAATCttcatttctgctgtgtttactTTATACCGGAGTACACACATTCATCCTGGGTGTTGCTCGTCTGTCTTCTTGCTCCTTTCGTCCTAATTTTTCTCAAAGCAGCATAATGAAGGTTGTCCTCTTGGGTGCTCTGGATACCAAAAGAATCAAGATTACAATTCAACAAGAAATGTCATTTCCTAAAAACACATGAACTTCCACACTTTAAAACTCACCTCTAAATTTACAGAATCATTTGCGTTTGAGtctgctgagaaaaaaaaagaggaaatgatTTAAACTTAAATGCCACAATTTTTAAACACAAgagtaaaatatgaaaacagatTCTAACCTCTGGATTGGCAGTTGTTCCTCTTTTTCATCTTATATACTAAAAAAGTTGATAACACGCTGATGATGGTGGTGAATGTTAAAGCTGCGCTTAAGAAATACATCAGGGCAGGAGAATCTCGCCAAACTGTAAATCCAACAAATGACAGAGCTTTTTAGCTTTTCTTCCTGAGTTCATCAAATATGATCTGCTCCTATTTATAATACCATGTGAGTCACCTCTGCTGGAAAAGTGACTTACCCCCAAAGTCCAGCTTGGTCCCGTTTCCAAAAAGTATGTGTCCACATGAGGCGACAGCACAGTAGTAGATCCCAGCATGAGACCAATTCAGGCTCTCCATTGTCAAGTTATAGACACAGGTGTGTGTTCTTTTGTTGGCTTTCCTCTCACACTGATCATTCCTGACTCCATGGGTGTAAATGAGTCCTGGTTGAGAGTCTTCAGAGTCTTTGAACCAGTAAACACTGTGTTCTCCATCACAGCTCAGCATAGTGTGCACCATACAGTGCAGACTTACAGAGCCTCCTGGCTGGATGGTCTCAGATGCTGACTGATGAACTAAAGCTCGTATGTTTAAATCTAAATCATTGACACTGACAATAATGGTCTCTAAGAATGTTGATGTGTACCAGTAGGAACATATACAGTAGTAAGTTGCTGAGTCTGAAACACTCAAATCTGAGATAATCAAGTagttctttcctttttcattaTCTAGTCTGAAGCGTGCACTATTGTTGAATGGATCATGAAATTGCACAAAATTGGATTCTGTCTTATAGAAGGAAGAAATAAGTTTTGGTTTCTCACCTAAAGTTTGCTTATACCAGTAAAAACGTGAAACAACATTCTGTTCATAGTAACAATGTAAAGTCACACTGTCTCCAGATTTAGCTGATATAAAACGTGCTTCTTCATGAACAGAGGAGGATAAATGCATGTTGTTCCTCTGAGCTGTGGTGAAATGAAAGACAAAGCAAATACACATTGTGGAACATGGCAGCTGAGAAAAAAGACCTTAAAAGAATTAGATTGTGGTTAAACACAAACTTACCAATTACACCCAAGAACAAACATGTCAGATAGAAGACAACGTGTGCAGATGCCATTGTTCCAAACAGTCGTACTGAATAAAAGAATGGCGACTCTTTCTTCACTTTTAGGAGTGAAGATTAGATTTCACTGGCCAATCAGAAGCTACACAGTATATGGAAAACTAGATCACATGATCATTGACATCTGTACATCATGATTTAGATCAGAGGTGAGATATATTAGATGTCAACTCACTAAATATCCTGTAGACAATATGTTTGTGTGGGGCAGTGTGAGACCCATAGTTTACCactttgaaatatttaatatatttaaaaaacatgaaaaaaaatacacaaccaCACAAAGTATATCAGTAGCTTTTCTAATGGTTTTCATACATTTTGGGAATTCTTGAATTTTTTGTTTAggattttctgtcttttgaaGTTGTGACTCTTGTTTGTGTCAGGTTGAGTTTTGGATATCTGTTTTTATTCCCTTGTTATTTTACTGTAAttttctatccatccattttcttctacgTAATCGGGACTGGGTCACAGGGACAGCAGCCGGGCTCTTGTCCCGGGAAATACCAAGGCGTTCTTAGACCAGCCAAGAGACATAATCTCTCAAGCGTGTCCTGGTCTCCTACCAGTGGGAGGGTGCCCTGGTCTGGACCTCCCACAAacagttccttggtctttgaggtgttgagttgcaggtggtttgtgtgactgtcacacagtggaaatttgtgtttttatgttttatgttttttggatTATACTTTGAATTGGTGTATAGACTgttgattttatttgtataattttattttgatattCATATTGCATGTTTTAGTATTGTTGTACAATATTCTTTTAATCCACTGTGTCTAGGCAGAcaatatggtaaatggcctgcatttgtatagcgctttacttactccctatggaccccaaagtgctttacactacattcagtcatccacccattcacacacacattcacacactggtgatggcaagctacattgtagacacagctgccctggggcgcactgacagaggcaaggctgccggacactggcgccaccgggccctctgaccgcCACAATAGTAGGCGCCTGTTGAGGTGTGGGCATACCTCTGCCTGTATTTGTGAGTAACGCTTTCCCCACTGTCTTATGTTGGGTGCAGCTTTGTCGTCACCACGGCGGTGCCGACAACGTTGCTGTCCAGTGTTTATTTGTTCCAGGGCGGCACAACGAGGGAGACTGGAGTAATCGAGAGACCAAGTGTGGAGTGTGGCGGGACTGTGTGGCGACACGGCCGTCAAGGAGGGACAGGGCCATCATTGGAAAATCTTCTTGGCTTCTTGCCGAGCGTGGCCTCTATTGCAGAAGAGGACTTTCTCTcctggtttgtttttatataaggaACATTAGCCTGAGCATGGCTGGACAACGGTACCGCAGGACTGTTGGGTGGTAGAATTTTAGTATATGAGAGACATTGTTCGGTTTCTTGAATAGTTGTAGATTTTAATTGAGAACGTTGTTTTTATCgcattaatatttttttgaaaCCGTGTTTGTAAAGCTGGGTTTTGTCATTTTCCACGGAAATAAATGGAAGGCCGACTTAGTCTCTGTGCCCTGAGTGCTGACCCACTCACTCCCCTTCTTCTTGTAGGTGAACGGTGAAGATTTAGATCCGCCAGCCTTAGCGCTTACATGATTCCGTGTGACAAAGTTCCTCACCAGACTCCTGTACTCCTCTGCCTGATCATCCCAGATACACCCCATGATGGCTGTGTCGTCCACAAACTTCTGAATATGGCATAATTCAGAGTTATAGCAGaagtctttctgtctttctgtcaaGTCAAATATTCGAAATCTTGGAGTAATATTTGACTCTTCTCTGGGCCTTGACTCTCATGTAAAATCTTTGGCTCCCAATAGAGTTTAGAATTCGctttaaaattcttgttttaacatacagagcactaaatggccaggctccagattatttatccaagcttcttataaaatacactgctgctcgtCGTCTCCGCTCACAGACTCAGAGTCTGTTGGTTGTTCCCTGTACACGACTGAAGACAAAAAgggacagagcctttcagtctgttgcaccaaggctgtggaatAGTTTACCACTACAATTACGTTTGCTtgactctgtggattcttttaagaagcagttaaaaacttttctgttcaaacaagccttttgttgatctacatattttatattctttacattatttacatttgatcttttacactctgtataatgtctattgattatattgtttattttaatatttctgtacagtgctttgtgactgcctgtctgtgaaaagcgcttaataaataaactttaataataaataattaataataaaaacaagtcaGAGGTGTACGgggtgaagagaagaggggacagcagagttccctgtggtgctcctgtgctgctgtcCACAGTGTCAGATGTGATGTCCTTTAGCCTGACgtctgtcagtgaggtagtcAGAGATCCAAACGACCAGGTAGGGGTCCATCTGTAtcctgtttagtttttcttGAAGCAGACAGGGCCGGATTGTATTAAAGGCACTCGAAAAGTCAAGAAACAGGATCCTGACGGTGCCTTCTccgttgtccaggtgtgagtgggCTCTGTGTAGGAGGTACAGAATGACATCCCACCTTGTAGGTGAACTGTAGTGGGTCCTGGGCATGTTGTACCTGTGGTTGGAGGAGGTTGAGGAGGAGCCGCTCTAGAGTCTTCATAAGATATGATGTCAGTGCCACCGATCGGAAGTCATTCAGCTCATTGGGCTGGTTCTTTTTGAGGACCGGGACGATGCAG
The sequence above is a segment of the Oreochromis aureus strain Israel breed Guangdong linkage group 3, ZZ_aureus, whole genome shotgun sequence genome. Coding sequences within it:
- the LOC116316444 gene encoding uncharacterized protein LOC116316444, translated to MASAHVVFYLTCLFLGVIAQRNNMHLSSSVHEEARFISAKSGDSVTLHCYYEQNVVSRFYWYKQTLGEKPKLISSFYKTESNFVQFHDPFNNSARFRLDNEKGKNYLIISDLSVSDSATYYCICSYWYTSTFLETIIVSVNDLDLNIRALVHQSASETIQPGGSVSLHCMVHTMLSCDGEHSVYWFKDSEDSQPGLIYTHGVRNDQCERKANKRTHTCVYNLTMESLNWSHAGIYYCAVASCGHILFGNGTKLDFGVWRDSPALMYFLSAALTFTTIISVLSTFLVYKMKKRNNCQSRDSNANDSVNLESTQEDNLHYAALRKIRTKGARRQTSNTQDEFIRFQSHRVSMGCGGMGDSYWGCADAKSAADAIISVWTNLFEQHFSSPH